From one Rattus norvegicus strain BN/NHsdMcwi chromosome 7, GRCr8, whole genome shotgun sequence genomic stretch:
- the Smg5l1 gene encoding similar to Est1p-like protein B isoform 1 (isoform 1 is encoded by transcript variant 1) has protein sequence MGIGCSSLHTVGNTVSIAQKESGLMEKNQEETLRATFLYQEVCLAAQRLDIFLQKENAHKEVFKPHVLALREMLQQACIKLMFLHPVVYGRKAEELLWRKIYSDIVMLLMKTNKKQMDTFQHWGEPLQAHLKAGLKFYEHLFLFLQGHYELRLQSYIDWPHNAIHLIGCKKVGPTSVEEASWARMACHRCLLYLGDLFRYQHEFLDLATKNLAERCYYRALSVAPNMGMPFNQLGALMGSKYYDLEATYYYQRCLHAEVPFKGAAWNLKRLYDHAGKRYSCLKRYQGRKLSHSQRQCWDNKRLLVSFLYLQSLLQPKRKFKAARLIALCQLVLDDFRLCLSYRPYQSGLCQASIEDKPPKGYLFLPDFLIFHMVVLCLMNVHSLRKSGSKQQKPAVIFTLTLFSYLVQHVNTRIQAELQKRKLTPEEAALRDGCWDKEPGKEHQDFPSPGLQNNHSQKSHKWSGICRESEASFHSCCDSDETEEDENSSLSSQAQSDTGSETSHSDTTDEEGSGSLGSDEIQKSGGSPKPKRAHSRNKLKAYVPPDSLLDLLKTTISSSLPAPLSQKLQGKHASPLAPVFSHNVLTPPTDPTPTVALSSSLGTEGEISSFPETEFYMGSSWEQRSFITQNNLQTTQWKLDILSAEGLLPTIKVILSWLRSNHSLLLSHWRSVCSLWDHLSVLLNLLPSVGDLQHPGLCLSHHLQDLLQSCQWPNTPKYLQLPEDIALFQQSSPQVSQDREGLGQDPPQLTNQEEVIVRICFFRSFGHFATRLPGQFLRFDSKLGIFVSSTLERSESAPQQFPRTTPRIRLSKDIVQLWLQREVALLEKTLRSPQTRSVLTPYLFPDPRALCEHLSVIQKLATSAKFFLIIPKIVVDTLYILKWEDRRALAAITFLEDELKRRNQYILCQSFVSKRLVRPRMTKPDSDAWDLYNILEFCKSLLDSSRPGILDPSSMVMIITGVCLEHPRNFSYPLQLVLGMATEAGVEIKNILSFHKE, from the exons Atgg GTATTGGATGTAGTTCCTTGCATACAGTAG GAAACACTGTAAGCATTGCTCAAAAAGAATCTGGCCTCATGGAGAAAAACCAGGAGGAAACCCTGAGAGCCACATTCCTCTACCAGGAGGTCTGCTTGGCAGCTCAGAGACTAGATATCTTCCTTCaaaaagaaaatgcccacaaAGAGGTTTTTAAGCCTCATGTCCTGGCTCTCAGAGAGATGCTTCAGCAAGCCTGTATTAAACTCATGTTCCTCCATCCGGTGGTTTATGGTAGGAAGGCTGAAGAGCTCTTATGGAGGAAAATATACTCTGACATTGTCATGCTGCTCATGAAGACCAACAAGAAACAAATGGACACTTTCCAACATTGGGGAGAGCCTCTCCAGGCTCACCTgaaggctggcctcaagttctaTGAGCATCTCTTCCTGTTCCTTCAGGGCCACTATGAATTGAGGTTACAGAGCTACATTGATTGGCCTCACAATGCCATCCACTTGATTGGATGTAAGAAAGTGGGACCCACATCAGTGGAAGAGGCTTCCTGGGCCCGCATGGCCTGTCATCGCTGCCTGCTCTACCTGGGAGACTTGTTCCGGTATCAGCATGAGTTCCTAGACCTGGCTACTAAGAACTTGGCAGAGAGATGCTACTACAGAGCCTTGTCAGTGGCCCCGAATATGGGAATGCCCTTCAATCAACTAGGTGCTCTCATGGGGAGTAAGTATTATGATCTGGAAGCCACATATTACTATCAGCGTTGCCTCCACGCTGAAGTGCCTTTTAAAGGAGCAGCTTGGAACCTCAAACGACTCTATGATCATGCTGGAAAGAGGTACAGCTGTCTGAAGAGGTACCAGGGAAGGAAACTGTCTCATAGCCAAAGGCAGTGTTGGGACAACAAAAGGCTTCTGGTTAGCTTCCTGTACCTTCAGAGCCTCCTGCAGCCTAAGAGAAAATTCAAAGCTGCAAGGCTTATAGCCCTGTGCCAACTCGTTCTTGATGACTTCCGTCTCTGTCTTTCCTACCGGCCATACCAATCTGGCTTGTGCCAGGCTTCCATAGAAGATAAGCCTCCTAAAGGCTATCTGTTTCTCCCAGACTTCCTCATCTTCCACATGGTGGTTCTTTGTCTCATGAATGTGCACAGCCTGAGGAAATCAGGCTCAAAACAGCAAAAACCAGCTGTTATCTTCACCCTGACTCTTTTCTCTTATTTAGTACAACATGTGAACACACGAATCCAGGCTGAGCTGCAGAAGAGGAAGTTGACTCCAGAAGAGGCTGCTTTAAGAGATGGATGCTGGGACAAAGAGCCTGGAAAGGAACATCAAGATTTCCCATCTCCTGGGCTCCAGAACAACCACTCTCAGAAAAGCCACAAGTGGTCTGGTATTTGCAGAGAAAGTGAGGCCAGTTTTCATTCCTGTTGTGACTCagatgagacagaggaagatgaaaacTCATCCTTAAGTTCCCAGGCACAATCAGACACAGGCAGTGAGACATCCCACTCTGATACAACAGATGAAGAAGGGAGTGGATCTTTGGGTTCAGATGAAATTCAGAAGAGTGGAGGTTCACCCAAACCTAAAAGAGCTCATTCCAGAAACAAATTGAAGGCATATGTACCTCCTGACAGTCTCCTTGATCTCTTGAAAACAACTATTTCTTCCAGCCTGCCAGCTCCTTTGAGTCAAAAACTCCAAGGAAAACATGCCTCGCCATTGGCTCCTGTCTTCAGTCACAATGTTCTGACACCTCCAACTGATCCAACCCCTACTGTTGCTCTCAGCAGTTCCTTGGGCACTGAGGGTGAGATAAGCAGCTTTCCTGAGACAGAATTCTACATGGGTTCCTCTTGGGAGCAAAGGTCCTTCATCACCCAGAACAATCTCCAGACCACTCAATGGAAACTGGACATTCTTTCTGCAGAGGGACTGTTGCCTACCATCAAGGTGATCCTGAGCTGGCTCCGCAGTAATCACAGCCTCCTCCTGTCACATTGGAGGAGTGTGTGTAGCTTATGGGACCACCTCTCTGTGTTGCTGAACCTGTTGCCTTCAGTTGGAGACCTTCAGCATCCCGGTCTTTGTCTGTCTCACCATCTCCAGGACTTGCTGCAGAGTTGTCAATGGCCGAATACTCCTAAGTACCTTCAACTCCCTGAGGACATTGCCCTGTTCCAACAGTCTTCTCCTCAAGTGTCCCAGGATAGGGAAGGCTTAGGGCAGGATCCACCTCAACTCACCAACCAAGAGGAAGTTATCGTGCGTATTTGTTTCTTCAGAAGTTTTGGGCACTTTGCAACAAGACTCCCAGGACAGTTTCTGAGATTTGACTCTAAGCTGGGTATCTTTGTGAGCAGTACCCTTGAAAGGTCAGAAAGTGCACCTCAGCAGTTTCCAAGAACAACTCCAAGAATCAGACTTTCCAAAGACATAGTCCAGCTCTGGTTACAACGTGAAGTGGCATTGCTAGAGAAGACTCTTAGAAGTCCCCAGACTCGGTCAGTGTTGACCCCGTACCTGTTCCCTGATCCCAGAGCCCTCTGTGAGCATCTTTCAGTCATACAGAAACTAGCCACTAGTGCTAAGTTTTTTCTTATCATACCGAAGATTGTAGTTGACACACTGTATATCCTAAAATGGGAAGACCGCAGGGCCTTGGCGGCCATCACTTTTCTAGAGGATGAGTTAAAGAGAAGGAATCAGTACATTCTCTGCCAGTCCTTTGTGTCCAAGAGGTTGGTGAGGCCCAGGATGACTAAACCAGACTCTGATGCCTGGGATCTCTACAATATTCTTGAGTTCTGCAAAAGTCTGCTGGACTCATCCAGACCAGGGATTCTGGATCCCAGCAGCATGGTGATGATTATTACTGGTGTCTGTTTGGAACACCCTAGAAATTTCTCATACCCCTTGCAACTAGTGCTGGGGATGGCAACAGAAGCTGGTGTGGAAATCAAGAACATTCTGAGTTTCCACAAAGAATGA
- the Smg5l1 gene encoding similar to Est1p-like protein B isoform X1: MLRRYSVISEHLLHEENCIGCSSLHTVGNTVSIAQKESGLMEKNQEETLRATFLYQEVCLAAQRLDIFLQKENAHKEVFKPHVLALREMLQQACIKLMFLHPVVYGRKAEELLWRKIYSDIVMLLMKTNKKQMDTFQHWGEPLQAHLKAGLKFYEHLFLFLQGHYELRLQSYIDWPHNAIHLIGCKKVGPTSVEEASWARMACHRCLLYLGDLFRYQHEFLDLATKNLAERCYYRALSVAPNMGMPFNQLGALMGSKYYDLEATYYYQRCLHAEVPFKGAAWNLKRLYDHAGKRYSCLKRYQGRKLSHSQRQCWDNKRLLVSFLYLQSLLQPKRKFKAARLIALCQLVLDDFRLCLSYRPYQSGLCQASIEDKPPKGYLFLPDFLIFHMVVLCLMNVHSLRKSGSKQQKPAVIFTLTLFSYLVQHVNTRIQAELQKRKLTPEEAALRDGCWDKEPGKEHQDFPSPGLQNNHSQKSHKWSGICRESEASFHSCCDSDETEEDENSSLSSQAQSDTGSETSHSDTTDEEGSGSLGSDEIQKSGGSPKPKRAHSRNKLKAYVPPDSLLDLLKTTISSSLPAPLSQKLQGKHASPLAPVFSHNVLTPPTDPTPTVALSSSLGTEGEISSFPETEFYMGSSWEQRSFITQNNLQTTQWKLDILSAEGLLPTIKVILSWLRSNHSLLLSHWRSVCSLWDHLSVLLNLLPSVGDLQHPGLCLSHHLQDLLQSCQWPNTPKYLQLPEDIALFQQSSPQVSQDREGLGQDPPQLTNQEEVIVRICFFRSFGHFATRLPGQFLRFDSKLGIFVSSTLERSESAPQQFPRTTPRIRLSKDIVQLWLQREVALLEKTLRSPQTRSVLTPYLFPDPRALCEHLSVIQKLATSAKFFLIIPKIVVDTLYILKWEDRRALAAITFLEDELKRRNQYILCQSFVSKRLVRPRMTKPDSDAWDLYNILEFCKSLLDSSRPGILDPSSMVMIITGVCLEHPRNFSYPLQLVLGMATEAGVEIKNILSFHKE, translated from the exons GTATTGGATGTAGTTCCTTGCATACAGTAG GAAACACTGTAAGCATTGCTCAAAAAGAATCTGGCCTCATGGAGAAAAACCAGGAGGAAACCCTGAGAGCCACATTCCTCTACCAGGAGGTCTGCTTGGCAGCTCAGAGACTAGATATCTTCCTTCaaaaagaaaatgcccacaaAGAGGTTTTTAAGCCTCATGTCCTGGCTCTCAGAGAGATGCTTCAGCAAGCCTGTATTAAACTCATGTTCCTCCATCCGGTGGTTTATGGTAGGAAGGCTGAAGAGCTCTTATGGAGGAAAATATACTCTGACATTGTCATGCTGCTCATGAAGACCAACAAGAAACAAATGGACACTTTCCAACATTGGGGAGAGCCTCTCCAGGCTCACCTgaaggctggcctcaagttctaTGAGCATCTCTTCCTGTTCCTTCAGGGCCACTATGAATTGAGGTTACAGAGCTACATTGATTGGCCTCACAATGCCATCCACTTGATTGGATGTAAGAAAGTGGGACCCACATCAGTGGAAGAGGCTTCCTGGGCCCGCATGGCCTGTCATCGCTGCCTGCTCTACCTGGGAGACTTGTTCCGGTATCAGCATGAGTTCCTAGACCTGGCTACTAAGAACTTGGCAGAGAGATGCTACTACAGAGCCTTGTCAGTGGCCCCGAATATGGGAATGCCCTTCAATCAACTAGGTGCTCTCATGGGGAGTAAGTATTATGATCTGGAAGCCACATATTACTATCAGCGTTGCCTCCACGCTGAAGTGCCTTTTAAAGGAGCAGCTTGGAACCTCAAACGACTCTATGATCATGCTGGAAAGAGGTACAGCTGTCTGAAGAGGTACCAGGGAAGGAAACTGTCTCATAGCCAAAGGCAGTGTTGGGACAACAAAAGGCTTCTGGTTAGCTTCCTGTACCTTCAGAGCCTCCTGCAGCCTAAGAGAAAATTCAAAGCTGCAAGGCTTATAGCCCTGTGCCAACTCGTTCTTGATGACTTCCGTCTCTGTCTTTCCTACCGGCCATACCAATCTGGCTTGTGCCAGGCTTCCATAGAAGATAAGCCTCCTAAAGGCTATCTGTTTCTCCCAGACTTCCTCATCTTCCACATGGTGGTTCTTTGTCTCATGAATGTGCACAGCCTGAGGAAATCAGGCTCAAAACAGCAAAAACCAGCTGTTATCTTCACCCTGACTCTTTTCTCTTATTTAGTACAACATGTGAACACACGAATCCAGGCTGAGCTGCAGAAGAGGAAGTTGACTCCAGAAGAGGCTGCTTTAAGAGATGGATGCTGGGACAAAGAGCCTGGAAAGGAACATCAAGATTTCCCATCTCCTGGGCTCCAGAACAACCACTCTCAGAAAAGCCACAAGTGGTCTGGTATTTGCAGAGAAAGTGAGGCCAGTTTTCATTCCTGTTGTGACTCagatgagacagaggaagatgaaaacTCATCCTTAAGTTCCCAGGCACAATCAGACACAGGCAGTGAGACATCCCACTCTGATACAACAGATGAAGAAGGGAGTGGATCTTTGGGTTCAGATGAAATTCAGAAGAGTGGAGGTTCACCCAAACCTAAAAGAGCTCATTCCAGAAACAAATTGAAGGCATATGTACCTCCTGACAGTCTCCTTGATCTCTTGAAAACAACTATTTCTTCCAGCCTGCCAGCTCCTTTGAGTCAAAAACTCCAAGGAAAACATGCCTCGCCATTGGCTCCTGTCTTCAGTCACAATGTTCTGACACCTCCAACTGATCCAACCCCTACTGTTGCTCTCAGCAGTTCCTTGGGCACTGAGGGTGAGATAAGCAGCTTTCCTGAGACAGAATTCTACATGGGTTCCTCTTGGGAGCAAAGGTCCTTCATCACCCAGAACAATCTCCAGACCACTCAATGGAAACTGGACATTCTTTCTGCAGAGGGACTGTTGCCTACCATCAAGGTGATCCTGAGCTGGCTCCGCAGTAATCACAGCCTCCTCCTGTCACATTGGAGGAGTGTGTGTAGCTTATGGGACCACCTCTCTGTGTTGCTGAACCTGTTGCCTTCAGTTGGAGACCTTCAGCATCCCGGTCTTTGTCTGTCTCACCATCTCCAGGACTTGCTGCAGAGTTGTCAATGGCCGAATACTCCTAAGTACCTTCAACTCCCTGAGGACATTGCCCTGTTCCAACAGTCTTCTCCTCAAGTGTCCCAGGATAGGGAAGGCTTAGGGCAGGATCCACCTCAACTCACCAACCAAGAGGAAGTTATCGTGCGTATTTGTTTCTTCAGAAGTTTTGGGCACTTTGCAACAAGACTCCCAGGACAGTTTCTGAGATTTGACTCTAAGCTGGGTATCTTTGTGAGCAGTACCCTTGAAAGGTCAGAAAGTGCACCTCAGCAGTTTCCAAGAACAACTCCAAGAATCAGACTTTCCAAAGACATAGTCCAGCTCTGGTTACAACGTGAAGTGGCATTGCTAGAGAAGACTCTTAGAAGTCCCCAGACTCGGTCAGTGTTGACCCCGTACCTGTTCCCTGATCCCAGAGCCCTCTGTGAGCATCTTTCAGTCATACAGAAACTAGCCACTAGTGCTAAGTTTTTTCTTATCATACCGAAGATTGTAGTTGACACACTGTATATCCTAAAATGGGAAGACCGCAGGGCCTTGGCGGCCATCACTTTTCTAGAGGATGAGTTAAAGAGAAGGAATCAGTACATTCTCTGCCAGTCCTTTGTGTCCAAGAGGTTGGTGAGGCCCAGGATGACTAAACCAGACTCTGATGCCTGGGATCTCTACAATATTCTTGAGTTCTGCAAAAGTCTGCTGGACTCATCCAGACCAGGGATTCTGGATCCCAGCAGCATGGTGATGATTATTACTGGTGTCTGTTTGGAACACCCTAGAAATTTCTCATACCCCTTGCAACTAGTGCTGGGGATGGCAACAGAAGCTGGTGTGGAAATCAAGAACATTCTGAGTTTCCACAAAGAATGA
- the Smg5l1 gene encoding similar to Est1p-like protein B isoform X3 — protein MEKNQEETLRATFLYQEVCLAAQRLDIFLQKENAHKEVFKPHVLALREMLQQACIKLMFLHPVVYGRKAEELLWRKIYSDIVMLLMKTNKKQMDTFQHWGEPLQAHLKAGLKFYEHLFLFLQGHYELRLQSYIDWPHNAIHLIGCKKVGPTSVEEASWARMACHRCLLYLGDLFRYQHEFLDLATKNLAERCYYRALSVAPNMGMPFNQLGALMGSKYYDLEATYYYQRCLHAEVPFKGAAWNLKRLYDHAGKRYSCLKRYQGRKLSHSQRQCWDNKRLLVSFLYLQSLLQPKRKFKAARLIALCQLVLDDFRLCLSYRPYQSGLCQASIEDKPPKGYLFLPDFLIFHMVVLCLMNVHSLRKSGSKQQKPAVIFTLTLFSYLVQHVNTRIQAELQKRKLTPEEAALRDGCWDKEPGKEHQDFPSPGLQNNHSQKSHKWSGICRESEASFHSCCDSDETEEDENSSLSSQAQSDTGSETSHSDTTDEEGSGSLGSDEIQKSGGSPKPKRAHSRNKLKAYVPPDSLLDLLKTTISSSLPAPLSQKLQGKHASPLAPVFSHNVLTPPTDPTPTVALSSSLGTEGEISSFPETEFYMGSSWEQRSFITQNNLQTTQWKLDILSAEGLLPTIKVILSWLRSNHSLLLSHWRSVCSLWDHLSVLLNLLPSVGDLQHPGLCLSHHLQDLLQSCQWPNTPKYLQLPEDIALFQQSSPQVSQDREGLGQDPPQLTNQEEVIVRICFFRSFGHFATRLPGQFLRFDSKLGIFVSSTLERSESAPQQFPRTTPRIRLSKDIVQLWLQREVALLEKTLRSPQTRSVLTPYLFPDPRALCEHLSVIQKLATSAKFFLIIPKIVVDTLYILKWEDRRALAAITFLEDELKRRNQYILCQSFVSKRLVRPRMTKPDSDAWDLYNILEFCKSLLDSSRPGILDPSSMVMIITGVCLEHPRNFSYPLQLVLGMATEAGVEIKNILSFHKE, from the coding sequence ATGGAGAAAAACCAGGAGGAAACCCTGAGAGCCACATTCCTCTACCAGGAGGTCTGCTTGGCAGCTCAGAGACTAGATATCTTCCTTCaaaaagaaaatgcccacaaAGAGGTTTTTAAGCCTCATGTCCTGGCTCTCAGAGAGATGCTTCAGCAAGCCTGTATTAAACTCATGTTCCTCCATCCGGTGGTTTATGGTAGGAAGGCTGAAGAGCTCTTATGGAGGAAAATATACTCTGACATTGTCATGCTGCTCATGAAGACCAACAAGAAACAAATGGACACTTTCCAACATTGGGGAGAGCCTCTCCAGGCTCACCTgaaggctggcctcaagttctaTGAGCATCTCTTCCTGTTCCTTCAGGGCCACTATGAATTGAGGTTACAGAGCTACATTGATTGGCCTCACAATGCCATCCACTTGATTGGATGTAAGAAAGTGGGACCCACATCAGTGGAAGAGGCTTCCTGGGCCCGCATGGCCTGTCATCGCTGCCTGCTCTACCTGGGAGACTTGTTCCGGTATCAGCATGAGTTCCTAGACCTGGCTACTAAGAACTTGGCAGAGAGATGCTACTACAGAGCCTTGTCAGTGGCCCCGAATATGGGAATGCCCTTCAATCAACTAGGTGCTCTCATGGGGAGTAAGTATTATGATCTGGAAGCCACATATTACTATCAGCGTTGCCTCCACGCTGAAGTGCCTTTTAAAGGAGCAGCTTGGAACCTCAAACGACTCTATGATCATGCTGGAAAGAGGTACAGCTGTCTGAAGAGGTACCAGGGAAGGAAACTGTCTCATAGCCAAAGGCAGTGTTGGGACAACAAAAGGCTTCTGGTTAGCTTCCTGTACCTTCAGAGCCTCCTGCAGCCTAAGAGAAAATTCAAAGCTGCAAGGCTTATAGCCCTGTGCCAACTCGTTCTTGATGACTTCCGTCTCTGTCTTTCCTACCGGCCATACCAATCTGGCTTGTGCCAGGCTTCCATAGAAGATAAGCCTCCTAAAGGCTATCTGTTTCTCCCAGACTTCCTCATCTTCCACATGGTGGTTCTTTGTCTCATGAATGTGCACAGCCTGAGGAAATCAGGCTCAAAACAGCAAAAACCAGCTGTTATCTTCACCCTGACTCTTTTCTCTTATTTAGTACAACATGTGAACACACGAATCCAGGCTGAGCTGCAGAAGAGGAAGTTGACTCCAGAAGAGGCTGCTTTAAGAGATGGATGCTGGGACAAAGAGCCTGGAAAGGAACATCAAGATTTCCCATCTCCTGGGCTCCAGAACAACCACTCTCAGAAAAGCCACAAGTGGTCTGGTATTTGCAGAGAAAGTGAGGCCAGTTTTCATTCCTGTTGTGACTCagatgagacagaggaagatgaaaacTCATCCTTAAGTTCCCAGGCACAATCAGACACAGGCAGTGAGACATCCCACTCTGATACAACAGATGAAGAAGGGAGTGGATCTTTGGGTTCAGATGAAATTCAGAAGAGTGGAGGTTCACCCAAACCTAAAAGAGCTCATTCCAGAAACAAATTGAAGGCATATGTACCTCCTGACAGTCTCCTTGATCTCTTGAAAACAACTATTTCTTCCAGCCTGCCAGCTCCTTTGAGTCAAAAACTCCAAGGAAAACATGCCTCGCCATTGGCTCCTGTCTTCAGTCACAATGTTCTGACACCTCCAACTGATCCAACCCCTACTGTTGCTCTCAGCAGTTCCTTGGGCACTGAGGGTGAGATAAGCAGCTTTCCTGAGACAGAATTCTACATGGGTTCCTCTTGGGAGCAAAGGTCCTTCATCACCCAGAACAATCTCCAGACCACTCAATGGAAACTGGACATTCTTTCTGCAGAGGGACTGTTGCCTACCATCAAGGTGATCCTGAGCTGGCTCCGCAGTAATCACAGCCTCCTCCTGTCACATTGGAGGAGTGTGTGTAGCTTATGGGACCACCTCTCTGTGTTGCTGAACCTGTTGCCTTCAGTTGGAGACCTTCAGCATCCCGGTCTTTGTCTGTCTCACCATCTCCAGGACTTGCTGCAGAGTTGTCAATGGCCGAATACTCCTAAGTACCTTCAACTCCCTGAGGACATTGCCCTGTTCCAACAGTCTTCTCCTCAAGTGTCCCAGGATAGGGAAGGCTTAGGGCAGGATCCACCTCAACTCACCAACCAAGAGGAAGTTATCGTGCGTATTTGTTTCTTCAGAAGTTTTGGGCACTTTGCAACAAGACTCCCAGGACAGTTTCTGAGATTTGACTCTAAGCTGGGTATCTTTGTGAGCAGTACCCTTGAAAGGTCAGAAAGTGCACCTCAGCAGTTTCCAAGAACAACTCCAAGAATCAGACTTTCCAAAGACATAGTCCAGCTCTGGTTACAACGTGAAGTGGCATTGCTAGAGAAGACTCTTAGAAGTCCCCAGACTCGGTCAGTGTTGACCCCGTACCTGTTCCCTGATCCCAGAGCCCTCTGTGAGCATCTTTCAGTCATACAGAAACTAGCCACTAGTGCTAAGTTTTTTCTTATCATACCGAAGATTGTAGTTGACACACTGTATATCCTAAAATGGGAAGACCGCAGGGCCTTGGCGGCCATCACTTTTCTAGAGGATGAGTTAAAGAGAAGGAATCAGTACATTCTCTGCCAGTCCTTTGTGTCCAAGAGGTTGGTGAGGCCCAGGATGACTAAACCAGACTCTGATGCCTGGGATCTCTACAATATTCTTGAGTTCTGCAAAAGTCTGCTGGACTCATCCAGACCAGGGATTCTGGATCCCAGCAGCATGGTGATGATTATTACTGGTGTCTGTTTGGAACACCCTAGAAATTTCTCATACCCCTTGCAACTAGTGCTGGGGATGGCAACAGAAGCTGGTGTGGAAATCAAGAACATTCTGAGTTTCCACAAAGAATGA